One window of Salegentibacter sp. Hel_I_6 genomic DNA carries:
- a CDS encoding four-helix bundle copper-binding protein, with protein MRNEKLINALGNCINHCNYCADACLDEDNVKMMKDCIRIDRVCAEACAALNQILATSYSDVNALVEYCKKVCQDCADECDKHDHQHCKDCAQACRECVEACEAYLA; from the coding sequence ATGAGAAATGAAAAATTAATTAATGCACTTGGAAATTGTATTAACCATTGCAATTATTGTGCTGATGCCTGTCTTGATGAAGACAATGTAAAGATGATGAAAGATTGCATTAGAATTGACAGGGTATGTGCTGAAGCCTGTGCTGCTTTAAATCAAATTTTAGCCACGAGTTATAGCGATGTGAATGCCCTGGTTGAATATTGTAAAAAGGTATGTCAGGATTGTGCAGATGAATGCGATAAGCATGATCATCAACACTGCAAGGATTGTGCGCAGGCTTGTAGAGAATGTGTAGAAGCTTGTGAAGCTTATCTGGCTTAA